A single window of Malus sylvestris chromosome 5, drMalSylv7.2, whole genome shotgun sequence DNA harbors:
- the LOC126621138 gene encoding G-type lectin S-receptor-like serine/threonine-protein kinase At4g27290, giving the protein MTDKHSNHIMKNPSKASAKMCLLLFYSSLLLIVAAVFSTADDATSTFQSIRDGETVVSTGGTFELGFYKYPDASNRRYVAIWYKQISVTTIVWIANRDKPLADLSGVLKVTSPGILVLNHNMSTVWSSNTSRTAQNPVARLLDSGNLVVIDSSDDDSENFLWQSFDYPGDTFLPGMEIGRNTVTGFNCHLRSWKSPQDPSQGNYTYQLGPKGYQEIFVSNGSVIKFRTGPWNGVRFSGTPHLNPNPIYTYGFVSEPDKMYYSYKLHNSSIFSRVVLTSDGLVQRYTWIDRTKDWFLYLTAQIDNCDNYAFCGVYGACNIEKSPVCSCLKGFTPKFPKEWDLVDWSDGCVRKTSLNCTGDVFQKYSGLKLPSTEQSWFNRSMNLKECQMVCMKNCSCTAYTNLDIRDGGTGCLLWYGGLIDIRYYSENGQDIYIRMAAAELDYEDDAKINAKYSESNAKKMKIIISTTVLSTGLLLLGLALLFFVWKKQHQKVGKLGHNQKEDLELPLFDLMTIVSATGNFSIENKLGEGGFGSVFKGTMEDGQEIAVKRLSKSSRQGLDEFKNEVTHIAKLQHRNLVKLLGCCIQEDEMILIYEFMPNKSLDFFIFDQRRRMLLDWPKRFEIINGIARGLLYLHQDSRLRVIHRDLKASNILLGREFNPKISDFGLARSFGGNETKAETKKVVGTYGYMSPEYAIDGFYSIKSDVYSFGVLVLEIVSGSKNRGFSHPDHKLNLLGHAWMLHTEGRPLELLDTSVEDSITLFEVVRTIHVGLLCVQRNPEDRPSMSAAVLMLSGEGALPQPLKPGFYSERDLTELEASHSSKACSANEVTISVLEAR; this is encoded by the exons ATGACAGACAAACATTCAAATCACATTATGAAAAATCCGTCAAAAGCTTCGGCTAAGATGTGCTTGCTTCTTTTCTACTCTTCTTTGCTGCTCATCGTCGCAGCAGTATTCTCCACAGCTGATGACGCCACAAGTACATTTCAGTCCATTAGAGACGGTGAGACTGTAGTTTCCACTGGCGGTACGTTTGAGCTAGGATTTTACAAGTATCCTGATGCTTCTAATAGACGGTACGTGGCGATATGGTACAAGCAGATATCTGTTACAACCATTGTATGGATTGCCAACAGAGACAAGCCCCTCGCTGATTTGTCCGGCGTTTTGAAGGTCACCAGCCCCGGAATTCTTGTCCTCAACCACAACATGAGCACAGTTTGGTCCTCCAACACATCGAGAACTGCACAGAATCCAGTGGCACGCCTTTTGGATTCGGGTAATCTTGTCGTGATAGATAGTAGTGATGATGACTCTGAGAACTTTCTGTGGCAAAGTTTTGATTACCCTGGCGATACATTCTTACCAGGAATGGAGATTGGTAGGAACACAGTTACAGGCTTCAATTGCCATCTTAGATCATGGAAAAGTCCTCAGGATCCTTCTCAAGGCAATTATACATATCAACTTGGTCCCAAAGGATATCAAGAAATATTTGTGAGCAACGGTTCGGTCATAAAATTTCGGACTGGACCATGGAATGGAGTCCGGTTCAGTGGAACGCCTCATTTAAATCCAAACCCAATATACAcatacggttttgtttctgagccGGATAAAATGTACTACAGTTACAAGCTTCACAACAGCTCAATCTTTTCGAGGGTGGTGTTAACTTCAGATGGACTTGTGCAGCGCTACACATGGATTGATAGAACCAAAGATTGGTTTCTTTACCTAACAGCCCAGATTGATAACTGTGACAACTATGCATTCTGTGGTGTATATGGTGCATGTAACATTGAAAAGTCCCCGGTTTGTAGCTGTTTGAAAGGATTTACACCAAAGTTTCCGAAAGAATGGGATTTGGTAGATTGGTCTGATGGTTGTGTGAGAAAGACTTCTCTAAATTGCACCGGAGACGTGTTCCAAAAGTACTCGGGTTTGAAATTGCCTAGCACAGAACAATCCTGGTTTAACAGAAGTATGAACCTCAAGGAATGCCAGATGGTGTGCATGAAGAACTGCTCCTGCACGGCTTATACAAATTTGGATATTCGGGATGGAGGAACTGGGTGCTTGCTGTGGTACGGCGGTCTGATTGATATAAGATACTATTCCGAAAACGGGCAAGATATTTATATAAGAATGGCCGCAGCAGAACTAG ATTATGAAGATGATGCAAAGATCAACGCTAAATACTCTGAATCCAAtgcaaagaaaatgaaaatcataataaGCACTACTGTGTTGTCTACCGGACTGCTGCTCTTGGGCCTTGCCCTGCTGTTTTTTGTTTGGAAGAAGCAGCACCAAAAAGTTG GAAAACTGGGACACAACCAAAAGGAGGATTTGGAATTACCGTTATTTGACTTGATGACTATAGTTTCTGCAACCGGTAACTTTTCAATTGAAAACAAACTTGGTGAAGGCGGTTTTGGATCTGTCTTTAAG GGTACGATGGAAGATGGACAAGAAATCGCTGTGAAAAGGCTTTCAAAAAGTTCTAGACAAGGACTCGACgagttcaagaatgaagttACACATATTGCCAAACTTCAACATAGGAATCTAGTGAAGCTTCTTGGATGCTGCATTCAAGAAGACGAGATGATACTGATCTACGAGTTCATGCCTAACAAGAGCTTAGACTTTTTTATTTTCG atcaaagaagaaggatgtTATTAGACTGGCCGAAGCGCTTTGAAATTATTAATGGGATAGCTCGAGGGCTCctctatcttcatcaagattctAGATTGAGAGTTATTCATAGAGATCTCAAAGCAAGTAACATTTTATTAGGCCGTGAATTTAACCCGAAAATCTCAGACTTTGGCTTGGCTAGAAGCTTCGGAGGAAATGAAACGAAAGCAGAGACGAAGAAAGTGGTTGGAACATA CGGTTACATGTCCCCAGAATATGCAATTGATGGTTTCTACTCTATAAAGTCCGACGTCTATAGCTTTGGTGTTCTGGTGCTAGAGATAGTGAGTGGGAGCAAAAATAGAGGATTCTCTCATCCAGACCACAAACTCAACCTTCTTGGACAT GCATGGATGCTACACACAGAAGGCAGGCCTCTCGAACTACTTGATACATCGGTAGAGGACTCCATCACTCTGTTTGAAGTTGTAAGAACAATTCATGTGGGTCTTTTGTGCGTGCAGCGGAATCCAGAGGACAGGCCGAGCATGTCAGCTGCAGTTCTAATGTTGAGTGGTGAAGGTGCATTGCCTCAACCTTTGAAACCTGGGTTTTATAGTGAAAGGGATTTGACTGAACTCGAAGCCAGTCATTCTTCTAAAGCATGCTCAGCTAATGAAGTCACTATTTCAGTACTTGAGGCTCGATAA